AGCCTTCGCGCTGCAGGACGAGGAGACGCTCGCGGCGATCGCAGGGTACGTCGACGAACTCGCCGACTTCCTCGAGGAGCGCGACGTCGATTCGCTCGAGGCGATCACCGGCGACGATACGGACGACGAGGAATCGTGGGGTCACCGGCGAATCCTGGACTGGCACAGTTGAGCGGCCGACCGGCGGGATCTCCGGCGCGGTCGACTCGACCGCACAGCCTGCTTACGCGAGTTCGACGCGATCCATTTCGCGTTCGATATCGGCTTTCGCGATCCGTCCGTTGTGGGTCATTCGAACGTGCGCTCGGACTAACCGCTCCACCTCGTCGGAGCTGCTCGAGCGGATCATGAACTGGCAGTGATCCCCCGAACACTCGAACTGGTAGGGCATATCATAGCATCGCTCGAGTATCGGGGTAGCTATTTCACTTGCATTTGCGGGAACAGGATTCGAGACCGACCCGACGGCTAGTCGAACTTCTCGAGCAGCCGATCGTAGAAGACGGGCTCCGGATCGCCCTCGCCGTCCGGCGCGCCGCCGTTCATCGCTCGAGTATCGGGGTAGCTATTTCACTTGCATTTGCGGGAACAGGATTCGAGACCGACCCGACGGCTAGTCGAACTTCTCGAGCAGCCGATCGTAGAAGACGGGCTCCGGATCGCCCTCGCCGTCCGGCGCGCCGCCGTTGGTCGCGACCGCGTCGTCTCGGGCCTCGTCGGCCAGTTTCTCGACGATCAACTCGGGGGTCGACCGCGCGAGGTGGTCCTTGACGGGCGAGCGGTTGACCTCGAGTTCGCCGTCCACGAGGCCGACCGCCTCGATGCCGTCGACGGTCACGTCGTAGTCGGCCATCTCCCGGATCTCGCCGGCGAGGTGGGAGACGAAGACGGCCGTCGCGCCGTTCTCCGAGAGCGCTTCCAGGATGCCGGCGATGATCTTCGCCGAGGCGCCGGGTTCGGTGATGCTCTCGAGTTCGTCGACCAGCACGAGCGAGCCCTCGCCGCCCTGGGCGAGATCGGCGAACTCCCGGACCGTCGACTCGAAGGCGCCCGCGTCGAGGGTCCCCTGGGTCTTAGCGTGGTAGTGGAGGTCGTCGAACCGCCGGAGGCGAACGCGCTCCGCGGGGACGGGCAGGCCCATGTGGGCAAGTACGACGACGCCGGCGACCAGATCAAGCGTCGAGGTCTTCCCGCCGCTGTTGACTCCCGACAGCAGCGCCACGTCCGAGACCGCGTAGTCGACGGGATCGATGGCCTCGAGCGGCTCGTCGAGCAGGGGCGACTGGCCGCCCTCGATAGCGAAGCCGACGGGGTCGTCGCTCTCGGTCGCCGCTCCGTCGTCTTCCGAGGCGCCACGCGCCTCGCTCTCAACGAACTCCGGCATCGTACACTCGTACTCCCGGGCGAAGCGGGCGATCGCGAGTTCGACGTCCAACTCGAGGGCGTCCCGAACGAGCTGGCGGGCCCCCTCGCGCTGGTCGGCCAGATCGGCGGCGAGCTCGCGTTTGAGCCGGCCGGCGCGGCGCTCCTTGGCCGCGGTCAGCTCCTCGCGCAGCCGCGAGACGACCGCCTCGTCGCGCTCGACCGGAAACGCCGGTTCGTCGCTGAACGCGCGGCGGGCGATCTCGCTCTCCCCCTGATCGAGATCCAGCGCGTCGATCAGGTGCTCGCGGGCGGCCTCGACGGCCGCGGCGTACTCGTCCGCGAGTTCTCGGGACAGCAGGGAGTCGACGCCGGCGCCCCGTTCGACCAGGGAGAGCAGGTCCGACCCCTCGATCGTCACGTCCTGCTCGCGGATCGCCTCTCGCAGCCGGTCGTTGGCGACGCTCTCGGCCGCGCTCGCGGCCGCGTCCAGATCGTCGACAGCCGTCGTCAGCCGGTCGAGTTCGTCGTCGCCCGCGACGGTGCCGTCCTCGTCGAGCCGCGAGAGGCCGTCCTCGAGCGCTGCGAGGTCACAAGCCGGCTCCAGAGCCGCCGCTTGATGCACCTCGACGGCCGCCTGCAGGCGGTCCCGGTTGCGCGCGAAGAAGGACAGCGGGCGCTCGGGGACGACTTCGGCGGGATTCTCGAGCGCGCCGGGTTTGACCTGGACGTCGCCCTCGAGGGTGACGCCGGCGAAGGATTCGTCGAGGGCGATCACCGTCGAGTACCCCCGCGCGAGTTCGGCCAGTCCCTGAGCGTCCTCCACGATCTCGACGGAGAGCTCCGGGATCGCTTCTTTCGCCTCGCTGTACCGCTCGGCGTCGGTCGTCGCCAGACAGCGCTCGCGGACGCGGACGTCGCCCGGGTTCCGGAGCGGCTCGAGCCCCTCGAGGGCCTCGAGCACCGCGTCGTCGTAGTCGCGGTCGATCGCCTCGCGGGCGAACGCCTGCACGTCCTCGATGCGCGAGCGGCGCGGACTCGGGTAGATCGTCTCGAGGCGCTGGGCGGCGTAGTCGGTGACGGTGCGTTCTTTCAGCAGCCCGAGGACCTCTCGATAGACCTCGCGGGCGCGGTCGGTCGCGAGGAAGCCGCCGGGGTCGTCGTGCTCCTGGCGGATCGCGCCGCGCGCGATGCGGGCGGCTCGCCCCTGGGTGATCCCCGGCGCGGTCGCGATCGTCGCGACGTCGCCCCGCCGCAGCGCGCGCTCGGGTTCGTCGAGCGCTTCCAGCGCCCGAGCGGTCTTTTCGCCCACGCCCGGGATCGACTCGAGGTCCATTGCTTCTCGAGGGTCGTATCCAACCGGAGCGAGAAAAAGCTCCCGCCCGGTTTTTGGCGACCGGCGTGGTAACTCGGTGCATGCCAACTGGGGCACTCGAGTACCACGAACGGACGAAACACTCGCCCAGAAGCGTGCGAGACCGTCACGACGCTCTGTTACTACGCCGCGGGCATCACGAAGGCGATCGAGCTTCGCAACCGGACGAAACTCTTTCGCGCCGCGGCGACCACCGGCGCGCTCTACCACGTCGATCTGTACGTCGTCTGCGGCGACCTTGAGGGACCGGGCGACGGCTCGAGCGGTGATCTCGACCTCGATCTCGAGGCCGGCGTCTACCACTTCGATCCCAGCACCTGCTCGCTCGATGTCCTCCGCGAGGGCGACCACCGCCGCGTCCTCGCGGCCGCCAGCGAGTACGATGCCGTCGCCGAGGCGCCGCTGTCGATCGTCGCGACCTCGACGTGGTGGCGAAACGCATGGAAGTACGAGGCGCGCACCGTTCGCCACGCCTTCTGGGACTCGGGGACGACGCTGGCGAACTTGCTCGCGGCCGCCCACGCGCTGGACTACCGCGCCGAGGTCGTCGCCGGCTTCGCCGACCGCCCCGTCGCGGATCTGCTCGGCGTCGATCCCGAGCGCGAGGCACCGCTCGAGATCGTCCCGATCGGCGCGGACGCGCCCGTTCCGAGTTCGGCGGCCGCCGATATCGACCCGATCGATCCCGCTACTGAACCTCTCTCACCGAACGAACGGGAGTTCCCGCTGATCCACGAGGCCTGGCAGGCCGGGACGCTCGAGGACGGCGCCGCTGCCGCTTCGTGGCGCGCTAGAGGACCGACGGGGAACCGGACGATCGGCACCCGCGACCCCGGCGACGGCGAGCGCGTCCCGCTCGAGCCGGTCGATCCGGAGACGGCCTCGAGCCGCCCCCTCCATCGAACGATCCGTCGGCGCGGCTCCTGTCGCGAGTACGAGCGCGAGCCGATCAGCTTCCGCCAGCTCTCGACCGTGCTCGACCGGGCCGTCCGCGGCGTCCCGATGGACGTGCGGGGCGGGGGCGAGCGAAGCGAGACCGGCGCCGACCCGCCGCTCTCGTTCGTTGACCCCTACCTGATCGTCAACGGCGTCGACGGCCTCGAGTCGGGCAGCTACCACTACCACCCCGACGCGGGCGAACTCGAGCGCCTCCAGTCCGGCGCGTTCCGCCGCGAGGCGAGCCACCTCGCGCTGGACCAGCGACTGGGCGGCGAGGCCGCCGTCTGCGTCTACTTCCTGACCGACTTGGACGAACTCGTCGACGCGCTCGGTGACCGCGGCTATCGCGCGGCCCAACTCGAGGCCGCCCTGACCGCGGGGCGGCTGTATCTGGGGACCTACGCCCACCGGACGCTGGGCGGGACCGGGCTGACGTTCTACGACGACGTCGTGACGGACTTCTTCGCGCCGCGAGCCGCCGGACAGACCCCGATGTTCCTGTACACGATCGGACGACCGGCCTGAGACGCTCGTCGCCGAATCGGACGGTGACGTGTGGCGGAAGCCAGCGGGAAGCGGAAACGGGCGGCGATGCGAGACGAGAGGCGAGAGCCGACCGACGGCCGACGAGGGCCGCGCGTCGGCGTCGGTGTCGCACTTTTATACGGCAGCGCGTTACCCACTCGACCATGCAGCCCAGACCGCCCTACGGTTCGTCGGCGCGGTACCGACTCGGATCGATCCCCACCCCGAACGGACGGCGACGAGAGGAGACGCATGGAGTATGAACGCACCGACGTGGTCGACCGCGTCGAACTGCTTCGCGCCTACGCGTACGGCCTCTGTATGGGCGCGGCCGACGCCCTGCCCGGCGTCTCCGGCGGCACCGTCGCGCTCCTGCTCGGCTTCTACGGTCGGCTGATCGCCGCCGTCACCGCGTTCACCCCCGGCCGGGCGCTCACCGTCCTGCGAGGGTACCGCCCCGAGCGACGCTCCAAGGCCCGGGACGCGCTCCTCGAGCTGGACCTCCAGTTCCTGCTGCCCCTCGGCGTCGGGATGGTCACCGCCGTCGTCTTCATCGCGGATATCGTCTCGTCGCTCGCGTCGTCTCACCCGGTCGCCCTGTTCGGCTTCTTCACCGGCCTGATCGCCGCCTCGGCGGTCGCCCTCTACCGGAGCCTCGAGATCTCCTCGCCGAGCCACGTCGTCGCCGGGCTGGCCGGCGCCGGGCTCGCCTTGCTGGTCGCCGCCGACATCGTCCAGCTTCCGGGCAGCGGCGGGGTCGTGATCTTCCTCGCCGGCGCCGTCGCCATCAGCGCGATGATCCTGCCGGGGATCTCGGGCTCGCTCATCCTGATCCTGCTCGGCCAGTACGTGTTCCTTTCCGGGGAACTGAGCGCGTTCGTTCGCGCGGTCGCCGACCTCGTCGGCGGCGGCTCGCTCGCGGCCGTCGTCGACCCGGGGACGACCGTGGCGCTGTTCGTCGCCGGCGGGATCGTCGGGCTCGTGACGATCGCTCGCCTCGTCCGCGCCGCGCTGGCCCGCCACCGATCGGTGACGCTGATCTTCCTGGTGAGCCTCATCGCCGGCTCGGTGCCGGCCCCGCTGCACAACATCGGCGAGACCCACGCGTGGACGGCCGAGACGATGGGGCTGACTGCCGCGGGCGGCCCTCGGCGCCGTCGTCCTGTTCGCTCGTGACGATCGCCTCGTCCGCGCCGCGCTGGCCCGCCACCGATCGGTGACGCTGATCTTCCTGGTGAGCCTCATCGCCGGCTCGGTGCCGGCCCCGCTGCACAACATCGGCGAGACCCACGCGTGGACGGCCGAGACGATGGGGCTGACCGCCGCGTGGGCGGCCCTCGGCGCCGTCGTCCTGTTCGGTCTCGAGTACCTCGTCGGCGGCTTCGATCCGGAGTAACTCGGCGGCTTCGGTCGCGCTTGCGCGCTCCGGGACGCTCGTTATTCCGTCGGCGCCCTCAGGACGGATATGCCACTCGAGAAACTCCTCGGTTCGAAAGCGACGCGGTCGCTGACGGTCGTTTCGGTGCTCTCGGAGGCTCGAAAGGCGTTCGGGCGGGGGGACCGGACTCGCGGAATCGCGCTCCTCGGCGTCGCCGTCCTCGCCTGGAAGTGGACGGTGGCCGGACTCGCCGCGCAGGGCCTTCTCAAACTCGTCCGCGGCGGTGGGCCGTCGGCGTCGGACTCGAGTCCGGCCTGATCGCGTAACCGCGAGGCCGCGGCGCTCGAGCGAGCCGTCGAGACGCCTCTCCGGGCGTAACGCCTTCCCCGTCGGTTCCCGACGGTTCCGGTATGGGAGCCGACTGCACCTACTGCGGCTGCGATATCGAGCGCCACGAGCCGGTGTTCGTCAGCGAGGGAAGCGTCGAGACGCCGCCGAGCCGGTTCTGCAACTACGGCTGTCTCGCGGCCCACATCGAGGAGGAGGGGTTGACTGCCGGGACGACCTGCGAGTGGCGGTAAGTCGATCGTCGGCGTTCGACCGACCGTCGCCGATCAACGCGATCGACGTCAGTCCCCGAAATCGGCGTCGTCGAAGTTGTCGTTGGCCAGTTCGTCGATCATGTCCTCGATCTCCTCCTGCGTGTCGTCGTCTAAGTCCTCGACCGCGCCGACGCCGTGGCCGCCGCTCTTGGCGGTCTGGAGCGCGTTCTTGTTCAGGTTGCCGTCGGGATCGACCACGGGCAGTTTCAGGTCCGTGAAGTTCTCCGGCGGGAACCCGGACGACGAGAGGATGAAGTGGTCCGCGACCTCGCTCAGATCATCGGTGTCGAAGTCCTCGAGTTGCGGCTCGTCCCACTCCTCGGTCGTCGTGCCCGAAAAGTCGGGTTCGTGCATCTCGTAGTCGGTCATGTGTGGACCTCCGGCGACCCGCGAAATCGAACTACTCCTTGCGTTCTCAACGGACTCGACGGACGCGGATCGTCGAGTCGATGAACGCGTTCGGAACGTTGTTTTAGCCGGACAGGAAACTACCGAAAGAAGCATGCGAGACGAAACCGACCGCGACGAGGTGAGTCGATGAACGAAGAGACGACTCGAGCCCTGTACGAACGATCGCTGTCGACGCTCGTCGGCGGCGTGAACTCGCCCGTGCGGGCCGGCTCCCAGCCCTATCCGGAGTTCGTCGAGCGCGGCGAGGGCGCCCACGTCGTCGACGTCGACGGGAACCGCTATCTCGATTACGTGATGGGGTACGGGCCCCTCTTGCTCGGTCACGATCTGCCCGACCCGGTTCGGGACGCGGTCGACGGGGCGGTCGACGCGGGACCGATGTACGGCCTCTCGACCGACCTCGAGGTCGAACTGGCGGAGTTCATCGCCGACCACGTCCCGTCGGTCGAGCGCCTGCGGTTCGTCAACTCCGGGACCGAGGCGACGGCCGCGGCGGTTCGACTGGCCCGCGGCGCGACCGGCCGCGACAAGATCGTCGTCATGCAGGGCGGCTATCACGGCGGCCACGAGTCGTTCCTCGTCGAGGGCGACGCAGAGCGGCCGCGCCCGGGAAGCGCGGGCGTTCCCGAAGCGTTCGCCGAGCAGACGATTCCGGTCCCCTTCAACGACGAGA
This portion of the Haloterrigena gelatinilytica genome encodes:
- a CDS encoding DUF1059 domain-containing protein, which produces MPYQFECSGDHCQFMIRSSSSDEVERLVRAHVRMTHNGRIAKADIEREMDRVELA
- a CDS encoding MutS-related protein — translated: MDLESIPGVGEKTARALEALDEPERALRRGDVATIATAPGITQGRAARIARGAIRQEHDDPGGFLATDRAREVYREVLGLLKERTVTDYAAQRLETIYPSPRRSRIEDVQAFAREAIDRDYDDAVLEALEGLEPLRNPGDVRVRERCLATTDAERYSEAKEAIPELSVEIVEDAQGLAELARGYSTVIALDESFAGVTLEGDVQVKPGALENPAEVVPERPLSFFARNRDRLQAAVEVHQAAALEPACDLAALEDGLSRLDEDGTVAGDDELDRLTTAVDDLDAAASAAESVANDRLREAIREQDVTIEGSDLLSLVERGAGVDSLLSRELADEYAAAVEAAREHLIDALDLDQGESEIARRAFSDEPAFPVERDEAVVSRLREELTAAKERRAGRLKRELAADLADQREGARQLVRDALELDVELAIARFAREYECTMPEFVESEARGASEDDGAATESDDPVGFAIEGGQSPLLDEPLEAIDPVDYAVSDVALLSGVNSGGKTSTLDLVAGVVVLAHMGLPVPAERVRLRRFDDLHYHAKTQGTLDAGAFESTVREFADLAQGGEGSLVLVDELESITEPGASAKIIAGILEALSENGATAVFVSHLAGEIREMADYDVTVDGIEAVGLVDGELEVNRSPVKDHLARSTPELIVEKLADEARDDAVATNGGAPDGEGDPEPVFYDRLLEKFD
- a CDS encoding SagB/ThcOx family dehydrogenase codes for the protein MELRNRTKLFRAAATTGALYHVDLYVVCGDLEGPGDGSSGDLDLDLEAGVYHFDPSTCSLDVLREGDHRRVLAAASEYDAVAEAPLSIVATSTWWRNAWKYEARTVRHAFWDSGTTLANLLAAAHALDYRAEVVAGFADRPVADLLGVDPEREAPLEIVPIGADAPVPSSAAADIDPIDPATEPLSPNEREFPLIHEAWQAGTLEDGAAAASWRARGPTGNRTIGTRDPGDGERVPLEPVDPETASSRPLHRTIRRRGSCREYEREPISFRQLSTVLDRAVRGVPMDVRGGGERSETGADPPLSFVDPYLIVNGVDGLESGSYHYHPDAGELERLQSGAFRREASHLALDQRLGGEAAVCVYFLTDLDELVDALGDRGYRAAQLEAALTAGRLYLGTYAHRTLGGTGLTFYDDVVTDFFAPRAAGQTPMFLYTIGRPA